A stretch of the Nicotiana tabacum cultivar K326 chromosome 6, ASM71507v2, whole genome shotgun sequence genome encodes the following:
- the LOC107825554 gene encoding uncharacterized protein LOC107825554, translating into MNHILRSKLDLQELSNGVTNDSSLERISEASIDIPLHYHCGRNVNRQQNAEEQLPDILIPQSSGSNVEQPQIVEQPKIVLQPALHEEVNDIPTPHGVEYNIEASVPKNDVMSQIQNQNQTAPVVTSRSRRIIKKPLRFALLGEYYDRIPEKPNTEPINYNDALQDTYTINGLLL; encoded by the coding sequence ATGAACCATATTCTTAGAAGTAAACTAGATTTACAGGAATTAAGTAATGGAGTAACTAATGACTCATCTCTAGAACGTATCTCGGAAGCCAGTATTGACATACCACTGCATTATCATTGTGGGAGAAATGTCAATAGGCAGCAAAATGCAGAAGAGCAATTGCCTGATATCTTAATACCCCAAAGTAGTGGGAGTAATGTTGAGCAACCTCAGATTGTTGAGCAGCCTAAAATTGTTCTGCAGCCTGCACTCCATGAAGAAGTTAATGATATCCCAACACCGCATGGTGTGGAGTATAACATTGAGGCCTCAGTTCCAAAAAATGATGTTATGAGtcaaattcaaaatcaaaatcaGACTGCACCTGTAGTGACTAGTCGTAGTAGGAGAATTATTAAAAAACCTCTCAGGTTTGCGCTCTTGGGAGAATATTATGATAGAATCCCTGAAAAGCCTAATACAGAACCTATTAATTACAACGACGCACTACAGGATACATATACTATAAATGGGTTGCTTCTATGA